The Nycticebus coucang isolate mNycCou1 chromosome 8, mNycCou1.pri, whole genome shotgun sequence genome has a window encoding:
- the LOC128592070 gene encoding 60S ribosomal protein L39-like has protein sequence MSSHKTFRIKRFLAKKQKQNRPIPQWIQMKTGNKIRYNSKRRHWRRTKLGL, from the coding sequence ATGTCCTCTCATAAGACTTTCAGAATCAAGCGGTTtttggccaagaaacaaaaacaaaatcgtcCCATTCCCCAGTGGATTCAAATGAAAACTGGTAATAAAATCAGGTACAACTCGAAGAGGAGACACTGGAGAAGAACCAAGCTGGGTCTATAA